In the genome of Hyphomonas sp. Mor2, one region contains:
- a CDS encoding quinone-dependent dihydroorotate dehydrogenase — translation MSLPDLALPFVRRLPPEAAHEATIRGLKLGIGLPKVSPDNWGTPVTLPKSGLRLCNPVGLAAGFDKNAEVYRPMSRFGFGFVECGTVTPKPQPGNPKPRLYRLSEDEGVINRMGFNNHGLDYFVRRLRRAPPRKTCPVGANVGANKTSEDFIADYETGIAAVIPHCSYLTINISSPNTPGLRGLQGKAALQELLTRCGAAVAGAQIAQEGPEKPTFLKIAPDLDETQLTDIIDTVRGEGAWLSGLIVSNTTLDRPDSLRSADKGEPGGLSGAPLLEKSTRILAQVAGELSGEFDLIGCGGISSGADAYAKIRAGAHAVQLYSALTYHGAGLVAKINAELADHLRADGFSSVAEAVGADLPSPA, via the coding sequence ATGAGCCTGCCCGACCTCGCTCTTCCATTTGTGCGCAGACTGCCGCCGGAGGCAGCGCATGAAGCGACGATCAGGGGTCTGAAGCTCGGAATTGGACTGCCAAAAGTCTCTCCGGACAACTGGGGCACGCCGGTGACGCTGCCCAAGTCCGGGCTACGGCTCTGCAATCCGGTCGGGCTGGCCGCAGGCTTTGATAAAAATGCGGAAGTCTACCGGCCGATGTCGCGCTTTGGGTTCGGGTTTGTCGAATGCGGAACCGTTACGCCGAAGCCGCAACCGGGTAATCCGAAACCGCGACTGTATCGTCTGAGCGAAGATGAGGGCGTCATCAACCGCATGGGCTTCAACAATCACGGCCTCGACTATTTTGTCCGCCGCCTGCGCCGCGCGCCGCCGCGTAAAACCTGCCCGGTCGGGGCAAATGTTGGGGCCAACAAAACCAGCGAAGATTTTATCGCCGACTATGAGACGGGCATCGCCGCAGTTATTCCGCATTGCAGCTATTTGACCATCAACATATCCAGCCCGAATACGCCCGGGCTCAGGGGTCTGCAGGGCAAAGCGGCGCTGCAAGAGTTGCTGACGCGCTGCGGCGCGGCTGTAGCGGGCGCCCAAATCGCTCAGGAAGGTCCTGAGAAACCAACCTTCCTGAAGATCGCGCCGGATCTGGATGAGACGCAACTCACCGACATTATCGATACCGTTCGCGGCGAAGGCGCCTGGTTGTCCGGGCTGATCGTGTCGAACACGACCCTTGATCGTCCCGACAGCCTGCGCAGCGCCGACAAGGGTGAACCCGGCGGCCTGTCAGGCGCGCCGCTGCTTGAGAAATCTACCCGCATTCTGGCACAGGTCGCGGGCGAACTGTCGGGCGAGTTCGATCTGATCGGGTGCGGCGGAATCAGCAGCGGCGCGGACGCCTACGCCAAGATCAGAGCCGGTGCGCACGCGGTACAACTCTATTCGGCGCTGACCTATCACGGCGCCGGCCTGGTCGCGAAAATAAACGCCGAACTCGCCGATCACCTGCGCGCAGATGGCTTCAGCTCTGTGGCTGAGGCTGTGGGTGCGGACTTGCCGTCGCCCGCATAA
- a CDS encoding DUF952 domain-containing protein, with amino-acid sequence MSHQISAAPGLPERQKRGEDAIMVMLQRTRVYKILSAEDWAVAENLGHSQTALDEGDGYVHLSTREQVHETLRLHYPGAQDVRLLEYIVEEMGLPVRWEESRGGQLFPHLYATLYVDRAKRVWTLTLDADGVPELPRDIDA; translated from the coding sequence TTGTCCCATCAAATCAGCGCTGCGCCGGGCTTGCCAGAACGTCAAAAACGCGGTGAAGACGCCATCATGGTGATGTTGCAACGCACGCGTGTTTACAAAATTCTCAGCGCCGAGGATTGGGCCGTTGCCGAAAATCTGGGACACTCCCAGACGGCGCTGGATGAAGGCGATGGGTATGTCCATCTGTCTACACGCGAACAGGTGCACGAAACGCTGCGCCTGCACTATCCCGGGGCGCAGGACGTCCGTCTGCTCGAGTACATTGTCGAGGAGATGGGCCTGCCGGTACGTTGGGAAGAGAGCCGGGGCGGACAATTGTTTCCGCATCTGTACGCGACCCTCTATGTGGATCGAGCCAAACGGGTCTGGACGTTGACCCTCGATGCGGACGGCGTTCCCGAACTGCCCCGCGATATAGACGCATGA
- a CDS encoding helix-turn-helix transcriptional regulator — protein MQHGDIWRGIDLLARNHGLSTSGLAKLAGLDPTAFNKSKRLPKDGRPRWPSTESLARVLNAVGVEFDEFARLVSERRGLTLPLLRQSDLDIAASFHDATQANGARVDTLTVPSDEMPGDWFVLEISDDTLETTFRAGDRLIVSPGASLREGDRLVIKPRNSGTQFGVARRVTSAQIELEGLTREAGIRAYDRSEADLIARILWASQ, from the coding sequence ATGCAACACGGGGACATTTGGCGCGGGATTGATCTGCTCGCCCGCAATCATGGATTGTCCACGTCCGGGCTGGCAAAGCTGGCGGGGTTGGATCCGACGGCGTTCAACAAATCGAAGCGCTTGCCCAAGGATGGCCGCCCACGCTGGCCCTCGACGGAGAGCCTCGCGCGCGTGCTCAACGCGGTGGGCGTCGAGTTTGATGAATTTGCCCGGCTCGTCAGCGAACGCCGGGGTTTGACGCTGCCGCTGCTCAGACAATCTGATCTGGATATCGCAGCGTCATTTCATGACGCTACCCAAGCCAATGGCGCGCGCGTGGATACGCTGACCGTCCCGTCGGACGAGATGCCAGGCGATTGGTTTGTTCTGGAGATCAGCGATGACACTCTTGAGACAACGTTTAGGGCTGGCGACCGACTGATTGTTTCTCCTGGGGCATCGCTGCGCGAAGGCGATCGCCTTGTCATCAAACCTCGAAACTCCGGGACACAATTTGGCGTTGCGCGTCGAGTGACAAGCGCTCAAATCGAGCTGGAGGGGCTGACCCGTGAAGCAGGTATCCGTGCATATGACAGGTCCGAAGCTGATCTGATTGCGCGCATACTCTGGGCCAGCCAATAG